A portion of the Daphnia magna isolate NIES linkage group LG4, ASM2063170v1.1, whole genome shotgun sequence genome contains these proteins:
- the LOC123471289 gene encoding uncharacterized protein K02A2.6-like, translated as MESDQHVIVESDHKPLVGLLDKPIASCSPRIQRMRLQLQRFDFSLVYKPGRELFIADTLSRAPSPRLFDDDVTAECEEQVHHVIQSVVPVDSTRRKYASATLLDPTLQSLQSVMKSGWPERKSQCPISVKPYWPVRHDLSTVGGIVLCGTRLVVPNSLRREALDGVHDGHFGESKRILRAKSSVYWPGWEDQVRNAVASCRNCQEHRRKNPKFPLFPTRVPEYAFQFLSADLFEFSRVNYLLLVDAYSKWPCVVPLKSTTSSAVIGEMSRFFCDFGRPEELESDNGTQFSSAEFREFCRQFGVRQVSSSPEFAQGNGLAERHIQTVKQTLLKMFEDGKTLWESLAAIRSTPVSSSLPAPSILLQGRNLRSSLPFLPSELAPKFVPASVVQRELSTRQARAAFGQNRSPSARMSALQIGQRVRALIKDRWLPGAVSSVCSGPQSYVIQLDDGRLFR; from the coding sequence ATGGAATCCGACCAACACGTCATTGTGGAATCCGACCACAAACCGTTGGTGGGTTTGTTGGATAAACCGATCGCCAGTTGCTCCCCGCGGATTCAGCGCATGAGGCTGCAGCTTCAAAGATTTGACTTTAGTCTTGTTTACAAGCCGGGAAGAGAGCTCTTCATTGCTGACACGCTCAGCAGAGCCCCTTCTCCTCGTCTGTTTGATGACGATGTGACGGCTGAGTGCGAGGAGCAAGTTCATCATGTGATTCAAAGTGTTGTGCCCGTTGATTCTACACGTCGTAAATACGCCAGTGCAACGTTATTGGATCCCACTCTACAGTCGCTTCAATCGGTCATGAAGTCGGGATGGCCGGAGCGCAAAAGTCAGTGCCCTATATCTGTGAAGCCTTATTGGCCCGTAAGACATGACCTGTCTACCGTGGGAGGCATTGTTCTTTGTGGGACCAGGTTGGTAGTGCCTAACTCTTTACGCCGTGAAGCGCTGGATGGAGTGCATGACGGTCACTTCGGCGAGTCGAAGAGAATTTTGCGGGCCAAGTCTTCGGTGTACTGGCCTGGCTGGGAGGACCAAGTACGAAACGCTGTGGCCAGCTGCCGAAATTGTCAAGAACACAGGCGAAAAAATCCTAAGTTCCCTTTGTTTCCGACTCGCGTCCCAGAATATGCGTTCCAGTTCCTGTCGGCTGATCTGTTTGAATTTTCCCGGGTCAATTATTTACTTTTAGTCGACGCTTACAGCAAGTGGCCTTGTGTTGTGCCGTTGAAGTCCACTACGTCAAGTGCCGTAATTGGTGAAATGTCGCGATTTTTCTGCGATTTCGGTCGCCCGGAGGAACTGGAATCCGATAATGGAACCCAATTTTCAAGCGCTGAATTTCGTGAATTCTGTCGTCAATTCGGTGTACGTCAGGTGTCGTCAAGCCCGGAATTTGCACAAGGGAATGGTCTGGCAGAGAGACACATTCAAACAGTTAAACAAACGCTGCTGAAAATGTTTGAAGACGGGAAAACTTTATGGGAGTCTCTCGCAGCTATACGTTCGACTCCAGTCTCATCCTCCCTTCCGGCGCCGTCCATTTTATTGCAGGGCAGGAATCTTCGGAGCAGTTTGCCATTTCTTCCGTCGGAACTTGCGCCCAAATTTGTTCCTGCTTCAGTGGTGCAACGTGAACTCTCAACTAGACAGGCCAGGGCTGCCTTTGGTCAAAATAGATCGCCAAGTGCTCGGATGTCAGCTCTTCAGATTGGTCAGCGAGTGCGGGCCCTCATCAAAGATCGCTGGCTTCCTGGGGCAGTCAGTTCCGTCTGTTCGGGACCGCAGTCTTATGTCATTCAGCTGGATGATGGACGTTTGTTTCGGTGA